In one Lolium rigidum isolate FL_2022 chromosome 3, APGP_CSIRO_Lrig_0.1, whole genome shotgun sequence genomic region, the following are encoded:
- the LOC124701013 gene encoding squamosa promoter-binding-like protein 16 isoform X1 produces MDWDLKMPPGAWDLAELEHDAAAAPAGGPASAGGIGNAAGGRPECSVDLKLGGLGEFGAAADSRGKVPAPAVASASSSPGASKRPRAMSSGAGQQQQCPSCAVDGCRADLSKCRDYHRRHKVCEAHSKTPVVTVAGREMRFCQQCSRFHLLTEFDEAKRSCRKRLDGHNRRRRKPQPDTMNSASFMTSQQGHFFLLQLTLSCNAGTRFSSFPTPRSEQNWSGIIKTEESPYYAHQIPLGIGNRQQFVGSTSTFAKEGRRFPFLQEGEINFATGVVHEPSVCQPLLKTVAPPESSSSSTKMFSDGLTPVLDSDCALSLLSAPANSSSIDVGQMVQQTDHIPIAQPLFSNLQFGSSSWFSRSQASTGAVSATGFSCPVAGNEQQLNTVLSSDNNDMSYNGIFHVSGEGSSEGAPPSLPFPWQ; encoded by the exons CCGGAGTGCTCCGTGGACCTGAAGCTCGGCGGGCTGGGCGAGTTCGGCGCCGCCGCGGACAGTCGCGGCAAGGTGCCTGCGCCCGCGGTGGCCtccgcgtcgtcgtcgcccggCGCGTCCAAGCGGCCGCGCGCGATGTCGAGCGGCGCGGGGCAGCAGCAGCAGTGCCCGTCGTGCGCGGTGGACGGGTGCAGGGCGGACCTGAGCAAGTGCCGCGACTACCACCGGCGGCACAAGGTGTGCGAGGCACACTCCAAGACCCCCGTCGTCACCGTCGCCGGCCGCGAGATGCGCTTCTGCCAGCAGTGCAGCAG GTTTCACCTGCTTACCGAATTTGACGAGGCAAAGCGCAGCTGTAGAAAGCGCCTGGATGGGCATAACCGTCGTCGCAGAAAGCCGCAGCCAGATACCATGAATTCTGCAAGTTTTATGACAAGTCAACAAGGTCACTTTTTCCTACT CCAATTGACATTGTCTTGTAATGCAGGAACAAGGTTTTCGTCATTTCCAACCCCAAGATCGGAGCAAAACTGGTCAGGGATCATTAAAACTGAGGAGAGCCCATATTACGCACATCAAATCCCTCTAGGCATCGGCAACAGGCAGCAGTTTGTTGGCTCTACATCTACTTTTGCCAAAGAAGGACGCCGCTTTCCTTTCCTACAGGAAGGCGAAATAAACTTCGCCACAGGCGTGGTGCATGAGCCTTCAGTTTGCCAACCCCTCCTCAAGACTGTAGCTCCTCCCGAGAGCAGTAGCAGCAGCACCAAGATGTTCTCCGATGGGCTGACTCCGGTGCTCGACTCGGATTGTGCTCTCTCTCTTCTGTCAGCTCCAGCAAACTCCTCCAGTATCGATGTTGGCCAGATGGTCCAGCAGACCGATCACATCCCCATTGCCCAGCCTCTGTTCTCTAACCTGCAATTCGGCAGCTCATCCTGGTTCTCACGCTCTCAGGCTTCAACCGGTGCCGTGTCGGCGACGGGGTTTTCTTGCCCCGTGGCAGGAAACGAGCAGCAGCTGAACACTGTCCTAAGCTCGGACAACAATGACATGAGCTACAACGGGATATTTCATGTCAGCGGCGAAGGCTCCTCGGAAGGCGCACCGCCGTCTCTGCCCTTCCCTTGGCAGTAG